The DNA region CGGCGCCGCGTCCGTACCGGGTGTCGCGACGTAGACGCGGGTCGGGTCGAGATCGTGCCGGTCGATCAGCTGCCGCGCGAGCCACGGCCCGGTGGCGACGATCATCCCGGTCAGCCGCAGGGTCTCCCGTTCGCAGGCGTCGAGTTCGGCGGCCTGCGCCGGATCGAGCGCGGGATCGTCGGCGAGCGGCCGGTGGACCAGGACCGCCAGCCGGAGCCGCCGCGCGTGCGGGACGACGATCTCCGGGACCCCGCAGGCGACCGTGCCGTCGATCAGGACGACGGTGTCGTCGGGCAACGCGGCGAGCGAACGGGCGAGTCTCGACCGCGACAGCGGCCCCGGCATCGGCCATTCCCCGGCGATCGGCAGTTCCAGCAAGGGCAGACCGGTGGCCGGGAGGTTCTGGCACATCCGGCGGTCGTATTCACCGCTGACGTCCTCGGTTTCGCCCGGCAGGACGAAGACGACCGGTTCGGTCACGCGGACATTCGAGGTGAACACGGTTACCTCCAGATGCGGGCGCCTTATCAGGAGACACGGATGCGGCGCCCGTCCGGTTCATTTCCCGGGCGACAAAGTTCAGTCCGCCACCCGCGCGACCGCCGCGACGAGCTCGTCACGCAGTCCGGCCCCGACCGCGATGGTGGCCGCCGAACGCACCGTGTGGTCGCCGCCGTCGGTGTCGACCACCACTCCCCCGGCCTCGCGCACCAGCAGGACACCCGCCATCGTGTCCCACGGTTTGTTGGCGAGGATGACGCTCGCGTCGAGTTTGCCGTCCGCGACCCACGCCAGGTCGATCGCCGCGGAGCCGAGGAAGCGGACCCGCTGCACACGGCCGCCGAGTTCGGCCAGCAACGCCATCCGGACGCGGTTCTTGACCTCCGCGCCCTCGCCGACCGCGAAGTCGCCGATACTCACGATCGCGTCGGACAGCTCCGTCGCTTTCGATGCCGCGAGACGCTCTTCGCCCGCGTACGCGCCCTGACCCTCCACAGCGGTGTAGGTGACGTCGAGGAACGGCAGGGAGATCGCCGCGACCGTGCTCTTCAGACCGTCGACGAGCCCGAGCGAAACACCGCACAGCGGAATCCCACGCGCGAAGTTCGCCGTGCCGTCGACGGGGTCGAGCGCCCACCACAGGTTCTCGTTCCCCTCGTGCCCGCGCTCCTCGCCGAGGATGCCGATCTCCGGCGTCTCGCGCGCCAGGAACTCGCGGACGGCGTCCTCGACGGCGAGGTCGACGTCGGTCACCATATCGCGATCACCTTTGGCGGCAACGGAAAACGACGTCATCGAGCGGATGATCCCGGTGGCCTTGGCGACGGCCTCGCGGGCCACGGACAACAATGCGGCGTGGTCGGTCATATGGGTACCGTAGCCCGGGTGAACCTGTTCCCGACGGCCACGACGGCCGACGAAAGCGCCCGCGGCGCCGAGGTCGCGGTGCTGCCCGTCGGCAGTTTCGAACAGCACGGCGCGCATCTCCCGCTCGCCACCGACGCGGTGATCGCGACGACGATCGCCGACGCCCTCGCCGCGGCGTATCCGGTGCTGCGGCTCCCGCCGATCACGATCGGCTGTTCCCACGAGCACGCGGATTGGGCGGGCACGGTCAGCATCTCCGCCGCGACGCTGTACGCCGTGGTGAACGACGTCGCCGCCTCGCTGCGCCGGTCCGGTGTCCCGAAACTGGTGCTGGTGAACGCGCACGGCGGCAACTACGTCCTGGCCAACGTGGTCCAGGAGTCGACGTCGCCGATGGCGCTCTTCCCCGGCGTCGAAGGCTGGCAGGCGGCGCACGACGCGGCCGGGCTGGAGACGTCGCTGGACAGCGACATGCACGCCGGCGAGCTGGAGACCTCCCTCTTGCTGCACGCGCATCCTTCGCTGGTCCGGCCCGGTTTCACCGAGGCGGACCACCTCGCCGACGACAGGCGGCATCTGCTGACGGTGGGCCTGCGCCCGTATTCGGAATCCGGTGTGGTCGGGCGGCCTTCGCTGGCGACGGCGGAGAAGGGACGGCTGGTGCTGGAGTCACTGGTGGAGAGCTTCGGGGACACCCTGGCCGCGCTGGGCTGAAGGGGACTTTCCCCGCATGCCATGCGACGAAAGCGCCCTTCACCGCGTGAGACGCGGGGAAAGTCCCCTTCAGCTCCCCGCCGCGCCCACCGACTCGATCGCGTCCAGATGCGGCAGGAAGTGGTGCATCCGCTCCTGTTTGGTCCGCAGGTACCGCAGGTTCTCGTCGTTCGGCGTGACCAGCAGCGGCACCCGCTCGCTGATCCGCACCCCGTGCCGTTCCAGCTGGTCGACCTTCGCCGGGTTGTTGGACAGCAGCCGCACCGACCGCACGCCGAGATCGTTCAGGATCTCCGCCGCGGCGCGGTAGTCGCGGGCGTCCACCGGCAGCCCGAGCGCGATGTTCGCCTCGACGGTGTCGAGCCCTTCGTCCTGCAGCCGCATCGCTTTCAGCTTCGCGAGCAGGCCGATTCCGCGCCCTTCGTGCCCCTGGGCGTAGACGAGGACTCCGGCGCCCTCGTCGACGATCGCCCGCAGCGCGGCGGCCAGCTGGTCGCCGCACTCGCAGTGCATCGAGCTGAACACGTCGCCGGTGAGACATTCCGAATGGACCCGCGCCAGCGTGCCGGAGGTCGCGACGTCGCCGTGCACCAGCGCCATCTGTTCGGTGCCGTCGGCGTCCAGGTACCCATACGCGCGGAAAACGCCGTACCGGGTGGGCAGTCTGGTCTCCACGACCCTCTCGACGGTCATCGGGCTTCTCCTGTCTGTTCGGTGACTCTGGACAGAACGCGCGAGCAGGATGCCCGCGCCGGGAAGGCTGGAGACGAGCGCGAGCACGCCGTAGACGACGGCCACGGTGACCCCCTGCGCCGAACCGAGGCCCGCGGCGCCGAAGAGGAGCGCGCAGACGCCTTCGCGCGGGCCCCATCCGCCGATGTTCAGCGGCAGCCCCATCGCGAGTAGGGCGAGGATCATCAGCGGCAGCAGCTCGCCGACCGGCGCGGTGACTCCCGCCGCGCGCGCGGCGACGACGAACAGGGCGAGATGCCCGGCCAGGGTGGCGACCGAAAGCAGGCCGACCCCGGGCCAGGTCTCCTTGGTCAGCAGCCCGAGCCGGACGTCGGCGAGGGATACGGCGAACCCGCGGCGCCATTTCGATCCACTGTGGATCCACCGTTTCCCGGCCGTCATCCCGGTGACGACGGCCGCGAACGCGAGTACGACCACGGCGATCCCGGCGGCCGTCACCACGCGATCGATCGGCGGCGGCACCACGGAAGGCACGGTGAGCACGACGACGACCGAAGCGCCGATCACCACGATCTGCCCGGCCGTGCGCTCCAGCACCACCGCGCGGACGCCGCGCGGGACGTCACCGGCTTCGCGCCCGTGCTGCACGGCGCGGTTGACGTCGCCCAGGACGCCCGCAGGCAGGACACCGTTGAGGAACAACGCGCGGTAGTACTCGCCGACGGCGCTCGGCAGCGACAACCGAAGGCTGAGCCGCCGCGCGACCAGACGCCAGCGCCAGGCGCTGAAAACCGTGGTGGCGAAACCGATCCCGAGCGCGGCGGCGATCCCGCCCGCGTCGACCTCGCGCACTCCGTCGAGGAACGCGCCGGTGCCCAGCTGCCAGACGAGCGCGCCGAGGATGGCGAGCGCGCCGAGGGTCCGAAGCCAGGGCCAGAGCCGTTTCACGCGGGCACCACCAGGAGATCTTCGTGCTGGATCACCGCGTTCAGCTCGCCGGCCGCGCACTGCGCGAGCCGCCACCGCAGATAGGCGTCCCCGTCCGCCGCGAGTTCCGGCCGCTGTTCGCAGGCGGCGCCGACCCAGCCGGTGAGCCATTCCGCGGTCAGCGCGACCTGATCCGCCCCGAGCCGCCACGGGCTCGGCGCGCGCCGCACGGTGGCGCCGAGGCGTTCGAAGACCCCGAAGGCGACGTCCACCGCGTCCGGTCCGAGCAGCCACCGGCCGTCGGTCACCCGGCGCTGGTGCGCGTTGAAGGCGTCGGAGATCTCGATGTCGAACTTGTCCTTGGGCGAAAGCACCACCCGGCCCGAAACGCTGAGAGTGAACAGGACCGCGCAGCGCGCCTCGGCGCACGCCTCCGCCAGCCGGGACATCTCCTCGGCGGTGAGCAGGTCGAGCAG from Amycolatopsis sp. EV170708-02-1 includes:
- a CDS encoding methyltransferase domain-containing protein is translated as MTKYAPSWLQLREDADAAARATELIEPVRAFLRGREEIVVRDLGCGTGSLGRWLARRLPGRQHWILHDRDPDLLTHALARTSRPDHALDGSEVTVVTEQRDITELRAEDLAGTSLVAASALLDLLTAEEMSRLAEACAEARCAVLFTLSVSGRVVLSPKDKFDIEISDAFNAHQRRVTDGRWLLGPDAVDVAFGVFERLGATVRRAPSPWRLGADQVALTAEWLTGWVGAACEQRPELAADGDAYLRWRLAQCAAGELNAVIQHEDLLVVPA
- a CDS encoding creatininase family protein, whose translation is MNLFPTATTADESARGAEVAVLPVGSFEQHGAHLPLATDAVIATTIADALAAAYPVLRLPPITIGCSHEHADWAGTVSISAATLYAVVNDVAASLRRSGVPKLVLVNAHGGNYVLANVVQESTSPMALFPGVEGWQAAHDAAGLETSLDSDMHAGELETSLLLHAHPSLVRPGFTEADHLADDRRHLLTVGLRPYSESGVVGRPSLATAEKGRLVLESLVESFGDTLAALG
- the ribA gene encoding GTP cyclohydrolase II, translating into MKRLWPWLRTLGALAILGALVWQLGTGAFLDGVREVDAGGIAAALGIGFATTVFSAWRWRLVARRLSLRLSLPSAVGEYYRALFLNGVLPAGVLGDVNRAVQHGREAGDVPRGVRAVVLERTAGQIVVIGASVVVVLTVPSVVPPPIDRVVTAAGIAVVVLAFAAVVTGMTAGKRWIHSGSKWRRGFAVSLADVRLGLLTKETWPGVGLLSVATLAGHLALFVVAARAAGVTAPVGELLPLMILALLAMGLPLNIGGWGPREGVCALLFGAAGLGSAQGVTVAVVYGVLALVSSLPGAGILLARSVQSHRTDRRSPMTVERVVETRLPTRYGVFRAYGYLDADGTEQMALVHGDVATSGTLARVHSECLTGDVFSSMHCECGDQLAAALRAIVDEGAGVLVYAQGHEGRGIGLLAKLKAMRLQDEGLDTVEANIALGLPVDARDYRAAAEILNDLGVRSVRLLSNNPAKVDQLERHGVRISERVPLLVTPNDENLRYLRTKQERMHHFLPHLDAIESVGAAGS
- a CDS encoding inositol monophosphatase family protein, encoding MTDHAALLSVAREAVAKATGIIRSMTSFSVAAKGDRDMVTDVDLAVEDAVREFLARETPEIGILGEERGHEGNENLWWALDPVDGTANFARGIPLCGVSLGLVDGLKSTVAAISLPFLDVTYTAVEGQGAYAGEERLAASKATELSDAIVSIGDFAVGEGAEVKNRVRMALLAELGGRVQRVRFLGSAAIDLAWVADGKLDASVILANKPWDTMAGVLLVREAGGVVVDTDGGDHTVRSAATIAVGAGLRDELVAAVARVAD